The genome window TACTTCGATTCTCACGTGCTGGCTCTCAGGCAGGTTCATCCGGATTTGGAAGCGTCCGTTGCTGGGGTTGGGGAATACCTGAACATATTGGCCCAACCCTTCTTCCTCAATGGCGGTGCTTTCAGTGCTCACCCGGATCGTTCTTACAAGCTCTTTAGATAAATTTCCATCTTCATCTTCAGCCTGGTAGGTAAGGTAGTAGTATCCCGGCATCATAGAGTGCTCAAAGTTTCCACCAATGTGGAGAGTTGGGCTTGGAT of Bacteroidia bacterium contains these proteins:
- a CDS encoding T9SS type A sorting domain-containing protein → PSPTLHIGGNFEHSMMPGYYYLTYQAEDEDGNLSKELVRTIRVSTESTAIEEEGLGQYVQVFPNPSNGRFQIRMNLPESQHVRIEVVNALGKVIQRVADANISSADYQVDVSSVSSGLYFVRIETDNDRMMHKINIVR